In the genome of Natronorubrum daqingense, the window GATGTTCGCGAAGATCGGACCCTCGCGGAACTCGAACGTCTGCTCGCGCTCGTCGTAGACGTGCGTGCCAGTGACGTCCGATGGCAGCAAATCGGGGGTGAACTGAATTCGCGAAAACGAGAGGCCGAGTGCGGTCGCAAGACTCTGGGCGGTGAGCGTCTTCCCGGTTCCCGGCACGTCCTCTAAGAGGACGTGACCGCGTCCGAGGACGCCGACGAGGATAGTCTCGAGGACCGACCGGTCACAGATGATCGCATCCTCGATCGTCTCGAAAACGGCCGCACACTCCTCGTTCGCTCGCGTAACGTCCATACGTAGTTGGGACAGTCCGGGTAAAAATCAGTTGTGTTCGGTTCCACCCGTAGCCGACGCCACTCACTCGGGAATCTCGATCGACAGGAGGTCCCGCGGCCCGAATGCGATCGCCAGCAGTCCTGCAGCGAGCAGGAGGAACACGATCGAAATGAGGGGCTGTGGCTGCGTCGGCAGCGTCGAAGCGACGGACGCGACGGCGACGATACCCGAACCGACGAGGGCGCTCGAGGCGATGTGAGTCAACTCCGCCCGCGTCGTTTCCGCCTCGGAACCGAGTTGGTTTCCGAGACTAATGGCGTGCTGGCCGATGTCCCACGCGAGTATCGTCGCAGTGGTTCCGACGAGCACGAGGAGCGGCGGGGCCCCGTCGCCGGCGGCGAGGAGAATGGCCAGGAGGAGGCCGCTCGAGCCGGGCGAGAGCAGCAGACGCTCGCCCTGCCAGAGCGAGATCGCCACGAAGATGACGCCGAGTACGCCGATGACGGACCCCTGAATCGTGTAGGGGACGGTTACGCTCCAGGCGAAGACGCCACACCAGACGGCGATCCACGCGCTCAGCGTCGCCGGTGACCGGTCCAGTTCGGTCGCGTCGGTCATCGCTCTCCCACCACCGTGCGTTCGAACGAGTCGTCCCAGGCCCAGTCGACGACCCGAACGCCGATCGAACGGAGGGTGCGAATTCGCTCGAGTCGCTCCAGACGAGCGACCGAGCCCGCCGGATCGTCGGCGACGGCAGGGTCGATCGCGAGAACCGTGACCGAAACGCCCCGCGAGCGAAGCGTTCGGAGCGCCGCGACGATCTCGTCGTCACAGAGCGGCGTGAACAGCGTCACGTGCGTTCGTTCCGGCGAGAGTCGTTCGAACTGCTCGAGCGAGTGGGCGTCAGATTCCGGCGGCGTCGGCGAGAGGGAATCGTGCGTTCCGAGCAAGAGACGCGCACGCTCGAGGTGGTCGCCCCCGGTCCCGGGCGCGAGCCAGCCCGGGTCGGGTGCGATCGCCGTGAGACCGACGTCGTGGCCCGCGTCCTCGAGGGTGGCGAAGAGCGTCGCAGCCGCCTCGACGGATCGATCGACGGCTGAATCTGCTGTCGAAGCGTCTGGCGAAACGTACGCATCCCGCCTGGCGTCGATGGCGATCACGTCGGTCCGCGAGCGCTCGGCTCGATAGGAGACCGTCGAGAGCGACTGCGTCCGAGCGTATCGGTTCCAGTCGACGCGCGAGGGCGGGTCGCCGCTTCGATACTCCCTGACGGAGTGGAACTCGAGGCCGGGGCCCGGATCGGCGGTGGCCACGGAGCCCGCGCGGTGTGCGCCGCGTCTGTGACCGAGCGGCGAGCCGTT includes:
- a CDS encoding DUF7519 family protein is translated as MTDATELDRSPATLSAWIAVWCGVFAWSVTVPYTIQGSVIGVLGVIFVAISLWQGERLLLSPGSSGLLLAILLAAGDGAPPLLVLVGTTATILAWDIGQHAISLGNQLGSEAETTRAELTHIASSALVGSGIVAVASVASTLPTQPQPLISIVFLLLAAGLLAIAFGPRDLLSIEIPE